The Elusimicrobium sp. DNA window ACAACATAACCACCGCCAGTAAAAGGAGCGGTTGGTAAAAGTCCGTACGACTGATAATGGAACTGGGCGAAAATTCCGTCTTTTCCAGTTGGTTAATCGTGTTATAAATTTGCTCCAGTTCCGTTTCGTTTTTTGCGCGATAAAATTTTCCGCCCGTTTCTTGGGCAATTTCCAGCATCAGGCCTTCATTGATTTCATCTTCTTGGCTGGAATAGGGGTTTTCTCCGGGGGCACTGGCCGTGCCGATGGTGTAAACGCGGATTCCGTACGCGGCTGCCGCTTTGGCCGCCATGCTGGGGTCAATGGCGCCGGCGTTGGAATCTCCGTCCGTCAGTAAAATGATGATTTTGCTTTTGGCTTTGCTGTTTTTTAAGTGATTGGCCGCCACGCCCAAAGCATCGCCTATGGCAGTATTGTTGGCATCGATAATGCCTAAGTACAGGGTGGAAATATATTCCTGCAAGGCTTCGTGATCCAAAGTTAAAGGCGCATGAAGCATGGCCTCTTTGGCAAAGGCCACCAGACCCATGCGATCCGTGGGGCGTTTGGCGATAAAACGGGAAGCCGTATTCTGGGCCGCTACAAAGCGGTTGGGGTAAAAGTCCTGCTTTTGCATGGAGGCGGAAACATCTAACAGTAAGATAATATCAATCCCTTCGGTGGGGGGGAGGAGAGTTCGGTCTATTTTTACGGGACGGGCTAAGGCCAAAATCATCAAGGAAAGAGCTGCTAAATAGCAGAACATAGGAACCCAACGGGTAAAAAGTACCCGCAAGGAAGCTTGGTGAATAATCAAGTGCGAAAAAGGATAATTTATCTGTCTGGAAAATGATTTTTTGAAAAGGGTTTGCCCCAAAAAGACCGCCAATACCACCAGCAGAAGAACAAAAGCCCACGGGTGCATAAACTCTATGCGTCCGCCAAAAAACCGGGTAAACAAGAGCCCCAGCAAAGCAAAAGCACTCACGGCTCCCAACACACTGAGTACGGCGGCTTGCATACGGGGGGCTTTTTTAACGAATAGAGAAACCACCAGACTCAGCAGTAACAACCCCAACGAGATTAAGAAAAAGTAAATCATAAGGGCTCCTCCTCTTGGGCGGGGATAATTTCTTTGGGGGCGGTTTCCGTGATTAGTTCCCGCAAGATTTGAACATCTTTGTTGCGAATTTGTTCGTTGGGAACGGCTTGGGCGAATTTAACCAAATCGCCCGAACTTAAGAAATCCCGTAACTGATAAAGCAGCGGTGCCATTTGCGGCATATTTTTTACACGGCGCAACAGTTCGGCGGAAGTATCGGCCGAAGCATCTATTTGAAATTGACGCCACAGGTATTCCCTCAAAATATCGGACAAAGTAAT harbors:
- a CDS encoding VWA domain-containing protein — protein: MIYFFLISLGLLLLSLVVSLFVKKAPRMQAAVLSVLGAVSAFALLGLLFTRFFGGRIEFMHPWAFVLLLVVLAVFLGQTLFKKSFSRQINYPFSHLIIHQASLRVLFTRWVPMFCYLAALSLMILALARPVKIDRTLLPPTEGIDIILLLDVSASMQKQDFYPNRFVAAQNTASRFIAKRPTDRMGLVAFAKEAMLHAPLTLDHEALQEYISTLYLGIIDANNTAIGDALGVAANHLKNSKAKSKIIILLTDGDSNAGAIDPSMAAKAAAAYGIRVYTIGTASAPGENPYSSQEDEINEGLMLEIAQETGGKFYRAKNETELEQIYNTINQLEKTEFSPSSIISRTDFYQPLLLLAVVMLFAGLIAEKILFIKVP